The Calditerrivibrio nitroreducens DSM 19672 genome window below encodes:
- a CDS encoding type I restriction-modification enzyme R subunit C-terminal domain-containing protein, translating to MKSLNPGWEVIPYKNNLGISLLTHHAVEEFPTDNGPADYALFVNGKLLGIIEAKKVSVNPQNVLEQAKRYSRGCKNTIGEWNSFKVPFLYASNGTQIWFADVRDEYYYSRELLNFHTPDALEEMFNRDLQKSKRWLVENPINFERLRPYQNEAIKAVEKALIDNKRKMMIAMATGTGKTFTTVCMIYRLIKSGYAKRILFLVDRRALAAQAAQAFSAFNTPSGNKFNQEYEVFSQRFKKEDFEEGEKFDIGVMPNEYLTMPDAGHTFVYVSTIHRMAINLFGRENSFCQNESDPDIDDEADKITIPIHAFDIIIADECHRGYTSKDTNVWRNVLNYFDAVKIGLTATPASHTVAYFGTPIYRYTVEQAVLDGYLVDYQAIKIKSDVRINGVFLKEGEKVGLKDPETGAEIIDTLEDEREFNSEDIEKKITSPDSNRKILEEIKKYALEHEQRTGRFPKTLIFAVNDIPNISHSDQLVRLAREVFGRGDDFVQKITGSPSVDRPLEKIRRFRNRPNPAIVVTVDMLSTGVDIPALEFIVFLRPVKSRILWTQMLGRGTRKCPDINKEYFTIFDCFDGSLIEYFKDSTDFSFEIQETGSETVTIEQIIENIWNNIEPEYNTKRLIKRLRRIADTMSAKAREDFSRFIPDGDMAKFADNLREALKNDFTATMNILRNKDFQDLLVNYEKAKITFYVAYETIDSVVSDYIFKYNEKELKPADYLTAFSEFIQNNKSKIEALSILFSNPRKWNTKALKEIREILKKNSFDEEKLRKAYELSSHKSMVDIISMIKNADNRTNPLLTAEERVNRSIDALTKEHTFTPEQLEWLNYIRQHLVVNLAIEKDNFDMVPVLERHGGLAKARKIFGNELDKIIEEINYRLAA from the coding sequence TTGAAATCATTAAATCCGGGATGGGAGGTTATTCCTTATAAAAATAATCTTGGTATCAGTTTATTAACTCATCATGCTGTAGAAGAGTTCCCAACAGATAATGGACCTGCTGATTATGCACTTTTTGTCAATGGTAAATTATTGGGTATTATTGAAGCAAAAAAAGTTTCTGTAAATCCTCAAAACGTATTGGAACAGGCAAAACGTTATTCCAGAGGTTGCAAAAATACTATTGGCGAATGGAATTCTTTTAAAGTTCCTTTTTTGTACGCTTCTAATGGCACACAAATTTGGTTCGCCGATGTAAGAGATGAATATTATTACTCACGCGAATTATTAAATTTCCATACACCAGATGCACTGGAAGAGATGTTTAATCGTGATTTACAAAAATCTAAACGATGGTTGGTTGAAAATCCTATCAATTTTGAAAGATTACGTCCTTATCAAAATGAGGCAATAAAAGCTGTAGAAAAGGCTCTTATTGATAATAAAAGAAAAATGATGATCGCTATGGCAACTGGCACAGGTAAGACATTTACTACCGTATGTATGATCTACCGGTTGATAAAATCCGGTTATGCCAAGCGTATCCTTTTTCTTGTAGATAGAAGGGCTTTGGCAGCACAGGCAGCTCAGGCATTTTCTGCATTTAATACACCTAGTGGCAATAAATTCAATCAGGAATATGAGGTATTTTCTCAACGTTTTAAAAAAGAAGATTTTGAAGAAGGAGAAAAATTTGATATAGGTGTTATGCCAAATGAATACCTTACTATGCCTGATGCCGGTCACACTTTTGTTTATGTTTCTACTATACACCGTATGGCTATTAACCTTTTTGGGCGTGAAAATTCGTTTTGTCAAAATGAAAGTGACCCTGATATTGATGATGAAGCTGATAAAATCACAATACCAATTCACGCTTTTGACATTATAATCGCTGATGAATGCCATCGGGGCTATACATCAAAAGATACCAATGTGTGGCGAAATGTTTTGAATTATTTTGACGCTGTAAAAATAGGACTTACAGCAACGCCTGCTTCGCATACCGTTGCTTATTTTGGGACACCAATTTATCGATATACTGTCGAGCAGGCTGTATTAGATGGATATCTTGTCGATTATCAGGCTATTAAAATTAAATCTGATGTTCGTATAAATGGCGTTTTTCTCAAAGAAGGTGAAAAGGTGGGACTAAAAGATCCTGAAACCGGAGCAGAGATAATAGATACGCTCGAGGATGAAAGAGAATTTAATTCAGAGGATATAGAAAAAAAGATTACGTCTCCAGATAGCAATAGAAAAATTCTTGAAGAAATAAAAAAATATGCTCTTGAACATGAACAAAGAACGGGCAGATTTCCGAAAACCCTTATTTTCGCAGTTAATGATATACCTAATATATCACATTCTGATCAGCTTGTTAGACTTGCCAGGGAAGTATTTGGTAGAGGTGATGATTTTGTTCAGAAAATAACTGGTAGTCCTTCTGTTGATCGACCATTGGAAAAAATAAGACGTTTTAGAAATCGTCCTAACCCTGCAATTGTTGTAACTGTTGATATGCTTTCAACAGGCGTTGATATTCCTGCGCTGGAATTTATTGTATTCTTACGACCTGTTAAATCGCGTATACTCTGGACACAGATGCTTGGCAGAGGCACAAGAAAATGCCCCGACATAAATAAGGAATATTTCACCATATTTGATTGTTTTGATGGCTCTCTAATAGAATATTTTAAAGATTCAACGGATTTTTCTTTTGAAATTCAAGAAACCGGAAGTGAAACAGTTACCATAGAACAAATTATTGAAAATATCTGGAATAATATTGAGCCTGAATATAATACAAAGCGACTGATTAAGCGTCTGCGCCGTATTGCAGATACCATGAGCGCCAAAGCTCGTGAAGATTTTTCAAGATTTATTCCTGATGGAGATATGGCGAAATTTGCTGATAATTTAAGAGAAGCTTTAAAAAATGATTTTACTGCCACGATGAACATTCTTAGAAATAAGGATTTCCAAGATCTTCTTGTAAATTACGAGAAAGCAAAAATAACTTTTTATGTTGCTTATGAGACAATAGATTCTGTAGTGTCAGATTATATTTTTAAGTACAATGAAAAAGAACTAAAACCAGCAGATTATCTTACTGCCTTTTCAGAATTTATTCAGAATAATAAATCAAAAATAGAGGCGTTATCCATTCTTTTTTCAAATCCTCGAAAATGGAATACAAAGGCTTTAAAAGAAATCCGAGAAATTCTCAAGAAGAATTCGTTTGATGAAGAAAAACTTCGTAAGGCATATGAGTTGTCAAGTCATAAATCAATGGTAGATATTATCTCGATGATTAAAAATGCAGATAATAGGACCAATCCTTTATTAACCGCTGAAGAGCGTGTTAATCGGTCAATAGATGCATTAACAAAAGAGCATACTTTTACACCAGAACAGCTGGAATGGCTCAATTACATTCGACAACATCTTGTGGTAAATCTTGCCATAGAGAAAGATAATTTTGATATGGTGCCAGTGCTTGAAAGACATGGTGGCCTTGCGAAGGCACGAAAAATATTTGGAAACGAACTTGATAAGATTATTGAAGAGATTAATTACAGGTTGGCTGCATAA
- a CDS encoding alanine/glycine:cation symporter family protein — translation MDIMKFIDLVNNIVWSDALVYLCLITGLYFSIRMRFFQVRLIKDMIKHLISGKESKTGISSFQAFSMAVAGRVGTGNIAGVATAIAMGGPGAIFWMWVIAFFGAGSAFVEAVLAQIYKEERDGQYRGGPAYYIEKGLNIKWYAVLFALSTVIACGLLLPGVQAYNIGDSINHAFGIDQTTTGFLIVILLGIIIFGGVKRIAKTAEIIVPFMAIGYIIIALIILIANINQIPSVIATIIESAFGLHATFGGIVGSAISWGVKRGVYSNEAGQGTAPMAAATAEVSHPAKQGLVQAFSVYVDTLLVCSATAFMILITGKYNVHHPDGNLLFNNLPGIQYGPIYTQKAVETLFPSFGAPFVAIALFFFAFTTIMAYYYYSETSLAYLINNKSVRKYAINFLRAALLCSAFYGTIKTASFGWALGDIGVGIMAWINIIAILLLQKPAIKVLKDYEDQKAMGIDPVFDPEKLGIKNSSAWK, via the coding sequence ATGGATATTATGAAGTTTATAGATTTAGTTAATAATATTGTTTGGAGCGATGCACTGGTTTATCTTTGTCTTATTACTGGACTATATTTTTCAATTAGAATGAGATTTTTTCAGGTAAGATTAATAAAAGATATGATCAAACATCTAATATCAGGTAAAGAGTCTAAAACTGGTATCTCCTCTTTTCAAGCTTTTTCAATGGCTGTTGCCGGCAGAGTTGGTACGGGAAATATTGCAGGAGTTGCAACTGCTATCGCAATGGGTGGCCCCGGTGCAATCTTCTGGATGTGGGTGATTGCTTTTTTTGGTGCCGGTTCAGCTTTTGTAGAAGCTGTGTTGGCACAAATTTACAAAGAAGAAAGAGATGGTCAATACAGAGGAGGCCCAGCCTATTATATAGAAAAAGGGTTAAACATTAAATGGTACGCAGTGTTATTTGCCTTATCTACCGTTATTGCTTGTGGTCTTTTACTTCCTGGTGTTCAGGCATACAACATAGGCGATAGTATAAACCACGCTTTTGGGATAGATCAAACTACCACTGGATTTTTGATAGTAATACTTCTTGGCATTATTATTTTCGGGGGAGTAAAAAGAATAGCAAAAACAGCAGAAATAATAGTTCCATTTATGGCCATTGGGTATATAATCATAGCTTTAATTATTTTAATAGCAAACATAAATCAGATACCATCGGTAATAGCCACAATAATAGAAAGTGCCTTCGGGCTTCACGCCACTTTTGGTGGAATTGTAGGTTCTGCCATTTCATGGGGAGTAAAAAGAGGGGTATACTCCAATGAAGCAGGTCAAGGTACAGCCCCAATGGCAGCGGCAACTGCAGAAGTTTCTCATCCTGCCAAACAGGGATTGGTTCAGGCTTTTTCCGTTTACGTTGATACACTGCTCGTTTGCTCAGCCACAGCATTTATGATATTAATTACAGGAAAATACAACGTTCATCATCCAGATGGTAATCTATTATTCAATAACTTACCTGGCATCCAATATGGCCCAATATATACACAAAAAGCTGTGGAAACTTTGTTTCCATCCTTTGGTGCGCCATTTGTTGCAATAGCGTTATTCTTTTTTGCCTTTACTACCATTATGGCATACTATTACTATTCAGAAACTAGTCTTGCATACCTAATAAACAATAAATCAGTTCGAAAATATGCCATCAATTTTCTGAGAGCTGCACTATTGTGTTCTGCTTTTTATGGTACAATAAAAACTGCTTCATTTGGATGGGCTTTGGGTGACATAGGCGTTGGAATTATGGCATGGATAAACATCATAGCTATTCTTTTACTTCAAAAACCTGCTATTAAAGTACTAAAAGATTATGAAGATCAAAAAGCAATGGGGATAGACCCTGTGTTTGATCCAGAAAAATTAGGAATAAAAAACAGCTCAGCGTGGAAATAA
- a CDS encoding restriction endonuclease subunit S, giving the protein MKRSFPEHWVLTELGNILYLKNGYSFKSTDYCEEGIPLVRISDIQDGRINLDTTVKVPNRLLKSDFIIENGDLLIAMSGATTGKFGIYIGNETILQNQRVGNLKLYSKSLVSTKYRDYLIASLRDIIQKSAYGGAQPNISPEKIHKLIIPLPPLNEQKRIVAKLDAILPKVKSARDRLEKIPAILKKFRQSVLAAACSGRLTEDWREEYAQHTGKELPEWEEKKIFELTEKVENLNVKNINLHDKFLYIDISSINNIKNTIETHKEYSYYEAPSRAKQIIKHGDVLFSNVRVYLKNIAIVDNPVYNDQICSTGFTVLRAQKNKLLNKYLFYSLIRDDFIKEVSELQVGSSYPAIKKDDLISRFIPLPPLEEQHEIVRRVEKLFALADSIEEKYKKAHERLEKLEQAILAKAFRGELVEPDPNDEPAEELLKRILEEKAKLEREQRGKNRKK; this is encoded by the coding sequence ATGAAAAGGAGTTTTCCGGAACATTGGGTGCTAACTGAATTAGGAAATATTCTTTATCTTAAAAATGGATATTCATTTAAAAGCACTGACTATTGTGAAGAAGGAATACCATTAGTTCGCATTTCGGATATTCAAGATGGTAGAATCAATCTTGACACAACTGTTAAAGTACCTAACCGGTTATTAAAATCTGATTTTATAATTGAAAATGGTGATTTGTTAATTGCTATGTCTGGAGCTACTACCGGTAAATTTGGAATTTATATCGGCAATGAAACGATTCTTCAAAATCAACGAGTTGGTAATCTCAAACTTTACTCCAAAAGTCTTGTGTCAACAAAATATCGAGATTATTTAATTGCATCATTGCGAGATATAATCCAAAAATCTGCTTACGGCGGAGCGCAACCTAATATTTCCCCTGAAAAAATTCATAAATTAATAATCCCACTACCTCCCCTGAACGAGCAAAAGCGTATTGTGGCAAAGCTCGATGCCATTTTGCCAAAAGTGAAAAGCGCCAGGGATCGGCTGGAGAAAATCCCGGCAATACTCAAGAAATTTCGGCAAAGTGTCCTTGCCGCCGCCTGCTCAGGAAGGCTGACGGAGGATTGGAGGGAGGAATACGCTCAGCATACTGGAAAGGAATTGCCGGAGTGGGAGGAGAAGAAAATTTTTGAACTAACAGAAAAAGTTGAAAATCTTAATGTTAAAAATATTAATTTACATGATAAATTTTTATATATAGATATAAGTTCGATTAATAATATTAAAAATACCATAGAAACACATAAAGAGTATTCATATTATGAAGCTCCATCAAGAGCTAAACAAATCATTAAACACGGAGACGTATTGTTTTCCAATGTTAGAGTTTATTTAAAAAATATTGCAATTGTTGATAATCCAGTCTACAATGACCAAATATGTTCAACTGGGTTTACTGTTCTGAGGGCTCAAAAAAATAAACTATTAAATAAATATTTATTCTATTCACTTATTAGAGATGATTTTATAAAAGAAGTATCTGAATTGCAAGTTGGTTCTTCCTATCCAGCAATAAAAAAGGATGATTTAATAAGCAGGTTTATCCCCCTTCCCCCCCTCGAAGAACAGCACGAAATTGTTCGCCGTGTGGAAAAACTCTTTGCCCTTGCCGATTCTATTGAAGAAAAATATAAAAAAGCACACGAGCGTTTGGAAAAATTAGAGCAAGCTATACTTGCCAAGGCTTTTCGCGGCGAACTTGTAGAGCCCGACCCCAACGACGAACCAGCTGAAGAATTACTCAAAAGAATACTCGAGGAAAAAGCAAAATTAGAAAGGGAGCAAAGAGGAAAGAATAGAAAAAAATAA
- a CDS encoding type I restriction-modification system subunit M produces the protein MSDIVNKLWGMCHTLRHDGIDYGDYIEQLTYLLFIKMADEKGIELPENCDWETLKNKSGTELTDHYLWVLQKLRDEKGLLGDIFAQSMPKFNNPVNLKKIITMIDAEDWSSLGVDVKAQAFEGLLEKAASEGKKGAGQYFTPRVLIQSIVRVMKPDPLVNKEMKICDPACGTGGFLVAAYEWLIEKTGGAIPVDEIKRIKENTYYGQELVARPRRLALMNLFLHGLKPTIYLGDTIYEPDRGERYDIVLTNPPFGTKGAGQIPTRDDFTVATSNKQLNFVQHIMTILKKGGRAAIVLPDNCLFEDKAVEVFKIVMEDCNLHTILRLPRGTFVPYANAQANVVFLQKGIPTEKVWIYDCRSNIPSITKKDRPLTAEMFADFEQCYGKDPNGNSPRIDQGPEGRFRAFTIDEIKERGYKLDIKWLKDDTLDDPNDLPEPSDLIAEAVSELEAVVDELNEINNLLEGEL, from the coding sequence ATGTCTGATATTGTAAACAAACTCTGGGGAATGTGCCATACTCTTCGCCACGATGGCATTGACTATGGCGATTATATTGAACAGCTTACCTATCTTTTGTTCATAAAAATGGCTGATGAAAAAGGGATTGAATTACCTGAAAACTGCGATTGGGAAACGCTTAAAAACAAATCTGGCACGGAGTTGACAGACCACTACCTGTGGGTGCTCCAGAAACTCCGTGATGAAAAAGGACTTTTAGGTGATATTTTTGCCCAGTCGATGCCCAAATTTAACAATCCGGTAAATCTAAAGAAAATTATTACCATGATTGATGCCGAAGATTGGTCAAGTCTGGGTGTTGATGTAAAAGCACAGGCATTTGAGGGACTTCTTGAAAAAGCTGCCAGTGAAGGGAAAAAGGGAGCAGGACAATATTTTACCCCACGTGTATTGATTCAATCTATTGTGAGAGTGATGAAACCAGATCCATTGGTAAACAAAGAAATGAAAATCTGTGACCCGGCCTGTGGAACAGGGGGATTTTTGGTTGCAGCATATGAATGGCTGATAGAAAAAACAGGGGGTGCTATTCCTGTTGACGAAATAAAGCGAATCAAAGAAAATACTTATTACGGACAGGAGCTTGTTGCTCGCCCACGTAGGTTGGCTTTAATGAACCTCTTTTTACATGGGCTTAAACCTACTATATATCTTGGTGATACCATTTACGAACCCGACAGGGGCGAGCGCTATGATATTGTGCTTACCAATCCACCCTTTGGTACCAAAGGGGCTGGCCAAATACCAACAAGAGATGACTTTACTGTTGCGACAAGCAACAAACAATTAAATTTTGTGCAGCATATTATGACAATTCTTAAAAAAGGCGGTCGTGCAGCCATTGTGTTGCCCGATAACTGCCTGTTTGAGGATAAAGCCGTCGAAGTATTTAAGATTGTAATGGAAGATTGTAACCTCCATACTATTTTGCGTCTTCCACGAGGAACGTTTGTACCCTATGCCAACGCTCAAGCAAATGTCGTTTTTTTACAAAAAGGAATACCCACGGAAAAAGTCTGGATTTACGATTGTCGCTCCAATATCCCAAGTATTACCAAAAAAGACCGGCCGCTCACGGCTGAAATGTTTGCCGATTTTGAGCAATGCTATGGCAAAGACCCCAACGGCAATAGCCCACGAATAGACCAGGGACCAGAAGGTCGTTTCAGGGCATTTACTATCGATGAAATCAAAGAGCGCGGCTACAAACTCGATATCAAATGGCTGAAAGATGATACACTGGACGACCCCAACGACCTGCCCGAACCTTCTGACCTGATCGCCGAAGCAGTGAGCGAACTGGAAGCAGTAGTGGATGAACTCAATGAAATTAATAATTTATTAGAGGGCGAACTATGA
- a CDS encoding TIGR00730 family Rossman fold protein, which translates to MENFRNGYIKEQYLIDDIKVGDTWRVFKILSEFVEGFENLSKIEPAVSIFGSARIKEDHPDYKKARKLGQILAREGITVLTGGGPGIMEAANRGASEAGGMSVGLNIELPFEQKPNPYAKKVITFNYFFVRKVMLVKYAKAFVIFPGGFGTMDEFFEALTLIQTKKILPFPLILVDAKFWGGLLDWIKDQMLTNNFIKDTDLELIKVMEEPEEIAEYIKGFMKI; encoded by the coding sequence ATGGAAAATTTTAGAAATGGTTATATTAAAGAACAGTATCTTATTGATGATATAAAGGTAGGAGATACATGGCGGGTTTTTAAGATACTTTCAGAATTTGTGGAAGGGTTTGAAAATCTATCGAAAATTGAACCTGCTGTTAGTATATTTGGATCAGCAAGGATAAAGGAAGACCACCCTGATTACAAAAAAGCACGTAAACTTGGGCAGATTCTGGCAAGAGAGGGAATTACTGTGCTAACTGGTGGTGGGCCGGGTATAATGGAAGCAGCCAATAGGGGAGCGAGTGAAGCTGGTGGTATGTCTGTGGGGTTAAATATAGAGTTGCCATTTGAACAGAAGCCAAATCCTTATGCCAAAAAGGTTATTACTTTTAATTACTTTTTTGTAAGAAAGGTTATGCTGGTTAAATATGCCAAAGCTTTTGTGATCTTTCCCGGTGGATTTGGTACTATGGATGAGTTTTTCGAAGCTCTCACCCTTATACAAACCAAAAAGATCCTCCCTTTCCCACTAATTCTTGTGGATGCAAAGTTCTGGGGTGGGCTCTTAGATTGGATAAAAGATCAGATGCTTACCAACAATTTTATTAAAGATACAGACCTTGAATTAATAAAAGTAATGGAGGAACCTGAGGAGATAGCCGAATACATTAAGGGCTTTATGAAAATATGA
- a CDS encoding ATP-binding protein translates to MKKLPIGIQNFREIIVDNYIYIDKTEEAYQLVSNYKYVFLSRPRRFGKSLFVDTLKELFEGNKKLFEGLYIYDKWNWDEKYPVIKISWDGKNRTIKDLESTLRETLLENQRRLGIDCDDDLDLVICFRRLITQTAEKYNQRVVVLIDENDKPILDVLDNIEQAKEHREYIRGLYAVLKGVDAHIRFAFLTGVSKFSKASIFSGLNMLTDISLNPKFGNICGYTQRDIETSFKDYFVDVDMEKVKRWYNGYNFLKDNVYNPFDILQFISNGFLFRNYWFETGTPSFLIKLLKERRYFLPKLTNFIVDDKLLSTFDVEEIDIEVLLYQSGYLTIEKMIQNELLQSIEYKLKIPNIEVQISLNDYIINYLFKTDTRIKDPLIKSLYYGKPEELRDTLIALFASIPYNNYTNNELKLYEGFYASVVYSYLASLGVDLIGEDVTNKGRIDLTVFVSDKIYIMEFKVDGAKGEALSQIKQKNYAQKYLDRGKDIYLVGIEFSSSEKNIVNFEWEKV, encoded by the coding sequence ATGAAGAAGCTGCCAATAGGGATACAGAATTTTAGGGAAATAATTGTAGATAACTATATTTATATTGATAAGACTGAAGAAGCCTATCAGCTTGTGTCTAACTATAAGTACGTTTTCCTTTCCCGCCCCCGTAGATTTGGTAAGTCATTATTCGTTGATACATTAAAAGAGTTGTTTGAAGGGAATAAGAAGCTTTTTGAAGGATTATATATCTACGACAAATGGAATTGGGATGAAAAGTACCCGGTAATAAAAATCAGCTGGGATGGTAAAAATAGAACAATAAAAGACTTAGAGTCTACACTTCGGGAAACTTTGTTGGAAAATCAAAGAAGACTTGGCATAGATTGTGATGATGATTTGGATTTGGTCATCTGTTTTAGAAGGTTAATTACTCAAACAGCAGAAAAATATAATCAAAGAGTAGTCGTATTAATAGACGAGAATGACAAACCTATTCTTGATGTATTAGATAATATTGAGCAGGCAAAAGAGCATAGGGAATACATAAGGGGGCTTTATGCTGTACTAAAAGGTGTGGATGCCCACATTAGGTTTGCTTTTCTCACAGGTGTGAGTAAATTTTCAAAGGCATCGATATTCAGTGGCTTAAATATGCTTACCGATATATCGCTAAATCCGAAGTTTGGCAATATCTGTGGCTATACCCAGAGGGATATTGAGACGAGCTTTAAAGACTATTTTGTCGATGTTGATATGGAAAAGGTTAAGAGATGGTACAATGGGTATAATTTCTTAAAAGATAATGTTTATAATCCTTTTGATATTCTACAATTTATCAGTAACGGATTTTTATTTAGAAACTACTGGTTTGAAACGGGTACACCATCGTTTTTGATAAAGCTTCTAAAAGAGAGGAGATATTTTTTGCCAAAGCTTACAAATTTTATTGTAGATGATAAACTTCTTTCTACCTTTGACGTAGAAGAGATAGATATAGAAGTACTTTTGTATCAATCAGGGTATTTAACTATTGAAAAGATGATCCAAAATGAACTGCTTCAATCGATAGAGTATAAGCTTAAAATACCTAATATTGAGGTTCAAATATCTTTAAACGACTATATAATCAATTATCTTTTCAAAACCGACACAAGGATAAAAGATCCACTGATAAAATCGCTTTATTACGGTAAGCCAGAAGAGTTAAGGGATACGCTAATTGCTTTATTTGCTTCAATACCATACAATAATTATACAAACAACGAGCTAAAGTTATACGAAGGTTTTTACGCCAGTGTTGTATATTCTTATCTTGCATCTCTTGGTGTGGATTTGATAGGAGAGGATGTGACAAATAAGGGAAGAATTGATTTAACGGTATTTGTGTCAGATAAAATATATATTATGGAATTTAAGGTGGACGGGGCAAAAGGTGAGGCCTTATCTCAGATAAAGCAGAAGAACTACGCCCAGAAGTATCTGGACAGGGGTAAAGATATTTACCTTGTGGGTATAGAATTTAGCTCAAGTGAGAAGAATATTGTAAATTTTGAGTGGGAAAAGGTTTAA
- a CDS encoding TM2 domain-containing protein, producing the protein MEQQTQKTKLADEKFCSECGEIIKLKAEICPKCGVRQIPPPNPLSSTAPNGKNKIIAALFAFFLGGLGVHKFYLGQVGRGILYLLFCWTFIPSIVAFIEFIILLTMSDETFNKKYGAV; encoded by the coding sequence ATGGAGCAGCAAACTCAAAAAACAAAATTAGCTGATGAAAAATTTTGTAGTGAATGTGGAGAAATAATTAAGCTGAAGGCAGAAATATGCCCTAAATGCGGAGTAAGACAAATACCACCTCCTAATCCCCTATCTTCAACTGCTCCTAATGGAAAGAATAAAATAATTGCAGCGCTTTTTGCTTTCTTTCTTGGTGGTTTAGGGGTGCATAAGTTTTATCTAGGTCAAGTTGGTAGGGGTATTCTTTACCTTCTTTTTTGTTGGACGTTCATCCCCAGTATAGTTGCTTTTATAGAATTTATAATTCTACTTACGATGAGTGATGAAACATTTAACAAAAAATACGGAGCAGTATAA
- the pyk gene encoding pyruvate kinase, producing MKKTKIVATLGPASNDENMIVDLIKEGVDIFRLNFSHGDHFSHLENLQKIRKLSARAGKFVGVLQDLGGPKIRLTEVEEPFDIHSGEKICIKKSLTTSTREYLSINHPEILKSIKVGSRIYIADGLIRLEVEKITDDLIHTVVLVGGKISSRKGVNFPDISLDIPSITDKDKEDVLFAIKNEFDFIAISFVKRKEDVLELKEFIRQNGGDIPVIAKIEKHEAIKDIDGIIEVSDGIMVARGDLGVEIELEKVPVIQKMIICKANEKNKPVITATQMLNSMVNLPRPTRAEVSDVANAVLDGTDAVMLSDETAAGKYPLESVRVMKKTIIETEKIYEYHKSRKIEGGFAIPFSATELSKNTGIDKLVVFTSTGASAIRTSYFRPKADIIANVTDIKVARKLSIVWGVAPNMLVIKSDDIDGLISDFLEKATEDGILKKGEKIIVVMGYPAGVPGSTNLLRIIEV from the coding sequence ATGAAAAAAACGAAGATAGTAGCCACTCTGGGGCCAGCTTCAAATGATGAAAATATGATAGTTGATCTGATCAAAGAAGGGGTGGATATTTTCAGGCTAAACTTTTCCCATGGAGATCATTTCTCACATCTGGAAAATTTACAAAAGATAAGAAAACTTTCCGCCAGAGCTGGAAAATTCGTTGGGGTATTACAGGATCTTGGTGGCCCAAAGATAAGGCTGACAGAAGTGGAAGAGCCCTTTGATATTCATAGTGGAGAAAAGATATGTATTAAAAAAAGTCTTACAACATCTACGAGAGAATATCTCTCCATAAACCATCCAGAAATCTTAAAATCGATTAAAGTGGGTAGTAGAATATATATTGCAGATGGACTGATAAGACTTGAAGTGGAAAAAATAACTGATGATCTTATTCATACTGTGGTACTTGTGGGGGGCAAAATCTCTTCCCGGAAGGGTGTTAATTTTCCTGATATTTCTCTCGACATACCTTCCATCACGGATAAAGATAAAGAAGATGTACTTTTTGCAATTAAAAATGAATTTGACTTTATTGCCATTTCATTTGTAAAAAGAAAGGAAGATGTCTTGGAGCTAAAAGAATTTATCCGTCAAAACGGTGGTGATATACCTGTCATAGCCAAAATAGAGAAACATGAAGCTATAAAAGATATCGATGGGATAATAGAAGTATCAGATGGGATAATGGTGGCGAGGGGTGATTTAGGGGTGGAGATAGAATTAGAAAAGGTACCTGTCATTCAAAAGATGATAATATGTAAAGCAAATGAAAAGAATAAGCCGGTAATTACCGCAACACAGATGCTCAACTCAATGGTAAACCTACCAAGACCCACACGAGCAGAAGTATCCGATGTGGCAAATGCGGTATTGGACGGCACAGATGCCGTTATGTTATCAGATGAAACAGCAGCGGGTAAGTACCCATTAGAATCTGTAAGGGTGATGAAAAAAACGATTATTGAAACAGAAAAAATCTATGAATACCATAAATCAAGAAAAATTGAAGGTGGTTTTGCAATCCCCTTTTCCGCCACAGAGCTATCCAAAAATACAGGTATCGATAAACTGGTGGTTTTCACCAGTACTGGCGCATCCGCAATAAGGACATCCTATTTCAGACCAAAAGCTGATATAATTGCAAATGTCACTGATATAAAAGTAGCCCGCAAACTTTCAATCGTCTGGGGTGTAGCACCAAATATGCTCGTTATCAAATCTGACGACATCGATGGACTGATTTCAGATTTTTTAGAAAAAGCAACAGAAGATGGTATCTTAAAGAAAGGTGAGAAAATAATTGTCGTAATGGGTTATCCGGCTGGAGTACCGGGGAGTACAAATTTACTTAGAATAATTGAAGTATAA